Proteins encoded together in one Bactrocera neohumeralis isolate Rockhampton chromosome 4, APGP_CSIRO_Bneo_wtdbg2-racon-allhic-juicebox.fasta_v2, whole genome shotgun sequence window:
- the LOC126756422 gene encoding uncharacterized protein LOC126756422 has product MTSKLSHIALALFFCVLVEANISHFFADNYDYYPQQQPAVPSLYPVPPALPPSQLGDAFPTSAPASLPQSTHSPVAPVRPSSTTELTLPEIVENRGAKSGGRINFIPLQNQYLSPEEDRPNFEASKRPPSFGPGYFYPRPTSIFIPTTTTTTTSTTTMRPDPIVVIDPPDILPSAQAPAINDPVALQPAVPGYDYNVPAGPPFQLPTHTPVSTPAPVYLPPDDGALNAAVTPNTLRLSVHEMRCMQHNGGYFRAVLKVDSFIGAAPTVDNDSTDKSCELKLSRSYVVTDIAAEDFEKCGVHACGNDLCLRLRFPTIRGVRTSADGILTLHCKTQERVAVKTHALKVSVSNELQARSLGTYAHGGTQLPFRTHVELFRRTAKGFTRHLDTHSAVLLGEELLLRAHVIAGDGWNYTKLTDVHVQRISPTGELLNNVALVTTRGCINPSMQSVCTQPPSYDPPLGHRLNFKAVMFQGMRSGDELVLSMRITGCLEERDCHVDASNCSVVTNMWRRKRHTVAAANGNEVSEISRIAFRVMMPNDEAEELIDSPNDASQSSDVKLGREHVSSSVRESESKGMLLEMNALKIISAVGFVLALTGLGIFAAVKLSK; this is encoded by the exons ATGACTTCCAAGCTTAGTCATATCGCGCTTGCGCTTTTCTTTTGTGTCCTCGTCGAAGCGAACATTTCACATTTCTTCGCAGACAACTATGACTACTATCCGCAGCAACAACCCGCCGTGCCTAGTTTATATCCAGTACCACCAGCGCTGCCGCCCTCACAATTGGGCGACGCATTTCCCACGTCCGCTCCAGCTTCACTGCCACAGTCAACACATTCACCTGTCGCGCCAGTGCGACCGTCCTCCACTACTGAGTTAACGCTGCCCGAGATTGTAGAGAACCGTGGCGCCAAGAGTGGTGGCAGAATTAATTTTATTCCGTTGCAAAATCAATACTTATCACCGGAAGAAGATCGTCCAAACTTTGAGGCATCGAAGCGACCGCCTAGTTTTGG CCCCGGCTACTTCTACCCACGTCCCACATCCATTTTCATTCCGACCACGACTACTACAACCACCAGCACTACAACTATGCGTCCGGACCCTATTGTGGTGATTGATCCGCCTGATATTCTTCCCTCTGCGCAAGCACCAGCCATTAATGATCCCGTTGCGCTTCAACCAGCCGTACCGGGTTATGACTATAATGTGCCTGCGGGTCCGCCATTTCAGCTACCCACACATACGCCAGTATCTACGCCTGCACCCGTCTACTTGCCGCCGGATGACGGCGCGCTCAATGCCGCTGTCACTCCCAACACTCTACGTCTGAGTGTACACGAAAtgcgttgcatgcaacacaatGGCGGTTACTTTCGCGCTGTGCTCAAAGTGGATAGTTTTATAGGCGCAGCGCCGACAGTCGACAACGATTCGACTGATAAGAGTTGTGAGTTGAAATTGTCGCGCAGTTACGTTGTGACCGACATTGCGGCGGAGGATTTTGAAAAGTGCGGCGTACATGCTTGTGGCAATGATTTATGTTTGCGTCTGCGCTTTCCCACCATACGCGGTGTGCGTACAAGTGCGGATGGCATACTGACACTGCACTGCAAGACGCAGGAGCGTGTGGCGGTTAAGACGCATGCGCTTAAAGTGAGCGTCTCCAATGAGTT GCAAGCGCGTAGTCTGGGCACCTATGCGCACGGCGGCACCCAGTTACCCTTTCGTACGCATGTAGAACTGTTTCGACGTACCGCTAAAGGTTTCACACGCCACTTGGACACACACAGCGCTGTGCTGCTGGGTGAGGAGTTGCTGTTACGGGCGCACGTTATTGCTGGCGATG GTTGGAATTACACTAAATTAACGGATGTGCATGTGCAACGCATCTCCCCAACCGGTGAGCTGCTCAACAACGTTGCTCTCGTCACAACACGAGGTTGCATCAATCCATCCATGCAAAGCGTTTGCACACAACCGCCAAGTTACGATCCACCGCTCGGTCATCGTTTGAATTTCAAGGCAGTTATGTTCCAAGGCATGCGCAGCGGCGATGAGCTCGTTTTATCCATGCGCATTACCGGTTGTTTGGAAGAGCGTGATTGCCATGTGGACGCTAGCAATTGCAGCGTCGTAACCAATATGTGGCGCCGTAAACGCCATACAGTGGCAGCTGCTAATGGCAACGAAGTATCGGAAATATCTCGCATTGCTTTTAGAGTTATGATGCCAAATGACGAGGCCGAGGAGCTTATAGATTCACCAAACGATGCGAGTCAAAGCTCAGACGTGAAACTAGGAAGAGAGCATGTATCTAGTTCTGTAAGGGAAAGTGAAAGTAAAGGTATGCTACTGGAGATGAAtgcattgaaaataatttctgcTGTAGGCTTCGTTTTAGCACTCACTGGACTGGGTATTTTTGCGGCAGTGAAACTATCAAAATGA